Proteins co-encoded in one Streptomyces sp. NBC_01283 genomic window:
- a CDS encoding metalloregulator ArsR/SmtB family transcription factor: MQRPLYQVKAEFFRMLGHPVRIRVLELLQNGPVSVRDLLTDIDIEPSNLSQQLAVLRRSGIVVSIREGTSVSYALAGGDVAELLRAARRILTELLAGQSALLAELQDAER, from the coding sequence GTGCAGCGCCCCCTCTATCAGGTCAAAGCAGAGTTCTTCCGCATGCTCGGCCACCCTGTGCGCATCCGTGTTCTGGAGCTGCTGCAGAACGGGCCGGTGTCCGTACGGGATCTGCTCACCGACATCGACATTGAACCGTCCAATCTCTCCCAACAGCTCGCCGTGCTGCGCCGGTCCGGAATCGTTGTCTCCATCCGCGAGGGCACCTCGGTCAGTTACGCCCTGGCCGGAGGCGATGTCGCCGAACTCCTGCGGGCGGCACGTCGCATCCTCACCGAACTCCTCGCCGGTCAGAGCGCTCTGCTGGCCGAGCTCCAGGATGCCGAGAGGTAA
- a CDS encoding ATP-binding protein, producing the protein MNWLIHDYRESDLAAVVHLMDTTAELGQESVFSVAECISALTSRQPGVVAVHQGVPIGTALACVAGERAWVMRIAIAPSWRGRGLASALLVELERRLVAARVGRISYVLPEEDLFGDGLLNAGYTRRPAVAYFEKVEPVHGPAASLLDDLGGRLLPADLWAKVVGMEREKDLIERRVVLPLAEPERAALHGVRPPRAVGLFGPPGTGKTTFARAIASRLGWPFVEILPSRLADGGNLAAALRSAFAAIAELERVLVFIDEVEEIAPVRQEPAQPGGVHGVTNELLKLIPGFREGDERLLVCATNSIRSLDPAFLRPGRFDYLIPIGTPDKAARAAIWARYTDGRAEVDIDELVTASELFTPADIEHAARIAAHSSFERDLVAVGGQAAAAEALPGASTADYVDAIAQCRPTVTPQMIDQFESDITTHARF; encoded by the coding sequence GTGAACTGGCTGATCCATGACTACCGCGAGAGCGATCTCGCCGCAGTGGTCCACCTGATGGACACCACTGCCGAGCTCGGCCAGGAATCCGTCTTCTCCGTGGCGGAGTGCATCAGTGCCCTGACATCACGCCAGCCGGGCGTCGTCGCTGTCCACCAGGGCGTACCCATCGGGACGGCCCTGGCTTGTGTGGCGGGGGAGCGGGCCTGGGTGATGCGGATCGCGATTGCCCCGTCCTGGCGGGGGCGCGGCCTGGCCAGCGCACTGCTGGTAGAGCTGGAGCGCCGCCTGGTCGCCGCGCGGGTCGGGCGGATTTCCTATGTCCTGCCCGAGGAGGACCTTTTCGGCGATGGACTCCTCAACGCGGGCTACACCAGGCGGCCCGCCGTCGCCTACTTCGAGAAGGTCGAGCCGGTGCACGGGCCCGCCGCCAGCCTTCTCGACGATCTCGGTGGCCGGCTGTTGCCCGCTGACCTGTGGGCCAAGGTCGTCGGCATGGAGCGGGAGAAGGACCTGATCGAACGGCGGGTCGTGCTTCCGCTGGCCGAGCCGGAGCGTGCGGCTCTGCACGGTGTGCGACCGCCGCGCGCGGTGGGCCTGTTCGGGCCGCCGGGGACGGGCAAGACGACCTTCGCGCGTGCGATCGCCTCGCGGCTCGGCTGGCCGTTCGTGGAGATCCTGCCCTCACGGCTGGCGGATGGGGGCAATCTGGCGGCCGCGCTGCGCTCCGCGTTCGCGGCGATCGCCGAGCTGGAACGCGTCCTGGTCTTCATCGACGAGGTCGAGGAGATCGCCCCGGTCCGGCAGGAACCGGCGCAGCCCGGCGGGGTGCACGGGGTGACCAACGAACTGCTCAAGCTCATCCCGGGCTTCCGAGAGGGCGACGAGCGGCTCCTGGTGTGTGCGACGAACTCGATCCGCTCCCTGGATCCTGCCTTCTTGCGTCCCGGTCGGTTCGACTACCTGATCCCGATCGGTACGCCGGACAAGGCCGCCCGGGCGGCGATCTGGGCGCGCTACACGGACGGGCGAGCGGAGGTGGACATCGACGAACTGGTGACAGCGAGCGAGCTGTTCACGCCCGCTGACATCGAACACGCTGCGCGGATCGCCGCCCACAGCTCCTTCGAGCGCGATCTGGTCGCGGTCGGCGGGCAGGCGGCCGCCGCGGAGGCATTGCCGGGCGCGAGCACGGCGGACTATGTGGACGCGATCGCCCAGTGCCGTCCCACGGTGACGCCTCAGATGATCGACCAATTCGAGTCGGACATCACCACGCATGCCCGGTTCTGA
- a CDS encoding AI-2E family transporter, which yields MPATLSSTKTAAALRRSARVSVELLLVLVAAMAALWILGRMWSVLWPLIVGLLLTTLTWPLAHFLRRRGWPPALAASVVTVLFLLAAAGIVALIAVPVASESGELTDGVTEGIEKLRQWAAGPPLNIGDAQISGGVDSATAQIKDSVGSMVTTLFTGVSTVLNGVVTAILALFLMFFFLKDGPRFLPWLARQLPGRLATDIPIVAARSWDTLGAFVRSQAFVGMLDAIFIGLGLWILSVPLVLPLAVLTFVSAFVPIVGALFAGLVAVLIALVSNGLTDALIVLVIIVVVQQLEGNVFQPIIQSRGLGLHAGVILLAVTLGANLAGVVGSLLAVPVAALIAVVWNYLREQLSDPPQEPAADDTPPASTPPPNSPSHPQP from the coding sequence ATGCCTGCCACGCTGAGTTCCACTAAAACCGCTGCCGCGCTCCGCAGATCGGCACGGGTCTCCGTCGAGTTGCTGCTGGTTCTTGTCGCCGCCATGGCGGCCCTGTGGATTCTCGGTCGGATGTGGTCGGTCCTCTGGCCGCTCATAGTGGGCCTCTTGCTCACCACACTGACGTGGCCTCTGGCCCACTTCCTACGCCGACGCGGCTGGCCCCCCGCCCTGGCCGCCTCGGTGGTGACCGTGCTGTTCCTCCTGGCCGCCGCGGGCATCGTGGCGCTGATCGCCGTGCCGGTGGCCTCCGAGTCCGGCGAACTGACCGACGGCGTGACCGAAGGTATCGAGAAGTTGCGCCAGTGGGCCGCCGGGCCACCCCTCAACATCGGCGACGCCCAGATCTCAGGCGGAGTCGACTCGGCGACCGCGCAGATCAAGGACAGCGTCGGCAGCATGGTGACCACTCTCTTCACAGGAGTGAGCACCGTGTTGAACGGGGTGGTCACCGCGATCCTGGCACTCTTCTTGATGTTCTTCTTCCTCAAGGACGGCCCGCGCTTCCTTCCGTGGCTCGCCCGTCAGCTCCCCGGCCGGCTCGCCACCGACATCCCGATCGTGGCGGCGCGCAGCTGGGACACTCTGGGCGCATTCGTACGTTCCCAGGCCTTCGTCGGCATGCTCGACGCGATCTTCATCGGTCTGGGCCTGTGGATCCTGAGTGTGCCCCTCGTGCTCCCGCTGGCGGTACTGACCTTCGTATCGGCGTTCGTGCCGATCGTGGGCGCCCTGTTCGCCGGCTTGGTGGCGGTGCTCATCGCTTTGGTGTCCAACGGTCTGACAGACGCGCTGATCGTGCTGGTGATCATCGTCGTGGTGCAGCAACTCGAGGGCAACGTGTTCCAGCCGATCATCCAAAGTCGGGGGCTGGGCCTGCACGCGGGAGTGATCCTGCTGGCGGTCACACTGGGCGCGAACCTGGCCGGCGTCGTGGGCAGCCTGCTCGCGGTACCGGTAGCGGCGCTGATCGCGGTGGTCTGGAACTATCTGCGCGAGCAGCTCAGCGACCCACCACAGGAGCCCGCGGCCGACGACACACCCCCCGCTTCCACGCCCCCTCCCAACTCCCCCTCCCATCCTCAGCCTTGA